From one Triticum urartu cultivar G1812 chromosome 3, Tu2.1, whole genome shotgun sequence genomic stretch:
- the LOC125547613 gene encoding putative E3 ubiquitin-protein ligase SINA-like 6 has translation MEMELPNLNGPVKQEIVVHDAAAQGRGGGGGAIAEASEHGMRRTEATPTPTVRIEANMLDCPICSSPFKPPVFQCKGGHLACGSCVAKLPWKQCQRCDHGGDFHGCPFVDAFVSSARMKCDHHGCGRQVTYHKLDDHKSACPLAPCRCPVPGCGFEGPPPALPLHLSAIHSMPVHAVQYGKVLQLEVPVSEPRRLLFAEEDGRAFLVVGGSLGLGVPIALSARAGASPPPHYMAKVWANGPPAVANDRTDAVRAEIHVTSSKEPGTVAVEELTFLTVPHKLLAGAGPSRTVSLHVRIDKVTS, from the exons ATGGAGATGGAGCTGCCCAATCTCAACGGCCCGGTGAAGCAAGAAATCGTTGTGCATGATGCAGCAGCCCAAGGaagaggaggtggtggtggcgcaATCGCGGAGGCGTCGGAACACGGCATGAGGAGGACGGAGGCCACGCCCACGCCCACCGTGAGGATTGAGGCCAACATGCTTGACTGCCCCATCTGCTCCTCCCCCTTCAAGCCTCCCGTCTTCCA GTGCAAAGGCGGGCATCTGGCTTGCGGCAGCTGCGTCGCGAAGCTCCCCTGGAAACAGTGCCAGAGGTGCGACCACGGCGGCGACTTCCACGGCTGCCCCTTTGTGGACGCCTTCGTCTCCTCGGCCAGGATGAAGTGCGACCACCACGGCTGCGGCCGCCAGGTCACCTACCACAAGCTCGACGACCACAAGAGCGCGTGCCCGCTCGCGCCCTGCAGGTGCCCGGTGCCCGGCTGCGGCTTCGAAGGCCCGCCGCCGGCGCTCCCCCTCCACCTCAGCGCCATCCACTCCATGCCCGTGCACGCGGTTCAGTACGGCAAGGTGCTCCAGCTCgaggtgccggtgtcggagccgCGGCGCCTGCTGTTCGCGGAGGAGGACGGCCGCGCGTTCCTCGTGGTCGGCGGCTCGCTCGGCCTGGGCGTGCCCATCGCCTTGTCGGCCAGGGCGGGGGCGTCCCCGCCGCCGCACTACATGGCCAAGGTGTGGGCGAACGGGCCGCCGGCGGTGGCCAACGACAGGACCGACGCGGTCCGAGCGGAAATCCATGTGACGAGCAGCAAGGAGCCCGGCACCGTCGCCGTGGAGGAGCTGACCTTCTTGACGGTGCCACACAAGCTGCTGGCTGGGGCTGGCCCGTCCAGGACGGTGTCCCTCCACGTTCGCATTGACAAGGTCACCTCCTAA
- the LOC125546472 gene encoding putative E3 ubiquitin-protein ligase SINA-like 6: MKDGESRGKKASAEEVKSESEKREVTMQDEGEAEDALVAAESMAPIQIDVRMDVTLLHCQGCHLPLKPPVFKCDAVGHVVCYYCRAGHRAVCSRANTHCGQLDKVVGAAKVPCPYKAFGCERYVVFHEAADHQRVCHCAPCTCPESACAFVGSRAMLANHFAADHQRPAVTVRYGRSWCLSFSLSHGWHLLVGEEDRSVFLVSLCPLGPGTAMSLMCIRPDGEAETGPRFWCKLSIERRGGDKNYDLVLMTSPVISNAMFTCAPALGQGMFLVVPQELLSGDTLTLSVRIDLIPPAAVAPKSTTLQARAPRRMQ, from the exons ATGAAGGATGGGGAGAGTCGTGGCAAGAAGGCGAGTGCCGAGGAGGTGAAGTCGGAGTCAGAGAAAAGGGAGGTGACGATGCAGGACGAAGGCGAAGCAGAGGATGCGTTGGTGGCGGCGGAATCCATGGCACCGATACAGATCGATGTGAGGATGGACGTGACACTCCTCCATTGCCAGGGCTGCCACCTCCCACTCAAGCCCCCGGTGTTCAAG TGTGATGCCGTAGGGCACGTAGTGTGCTACTACTGCCGTGCCGGGCACCGCGCCGTCTGCAGCCGTGCCAACACCCACTGCGGCCAGCTGGACAAGGTGGTCGGCGCCGCCAAGGTGCCATGCCCCTACAAGGCGTTCGGCTGCGAGCGCTACGTGGTGTTCCACGAGGCCGCGGACCACCAGCGCGTGTGCCACTGCGCGCCCTGCACCTGCCCGGAGTCCGCATGCGCCTTCGTGGGCTCCCGCGCAATGCTGGCCAACCACTTCGCCGCCGATCACCAGCGCCCCGCCGTCACGGTCCGCTATGGCCGGTCTTGGTGCCTGAGCTTCTCCCTGTCGCACGGCTGGCACCTGCTCGTCGGGGAGGAGGACCGCAGCGTGTTCCTCGTCTCCCTCTGCCCGCTCGGTCCGGGCACCGCCATGTCACTGATGTGCATCAGGCCGGACGGCGAGGCTGAGACGGGCCCCCGGTTCTGGTGCAAGCTCTCCATTGAGCGCCGTGGCGGCGACAAGAACTACGACCTAGTTCTCATGACCTCGCCGGTGATCAGCAACGCGATGTTCACGTGCGCGCCGGCGTTGGGCCAGGGGATGTTCTTGGTGGTGCCCCAGGAGCTGCTCTCCGGCGACACGCTCACCCTCAGCGTCCGCATCGATCTCATCCCACCTGCCGCCGTCGCTCCCAAGTCAACTACACTGCAGGCCAGGGCGCCGAGGAGGATGCAGTGA
- the LOC125547614 gene encoding E3 ubiquitin-protein ligase SINA-like 5, translated as MVRTRGGKENWVLPPDAGVPLGEEGVQLKEEDGETTATVMVAAAAAAPRVEIVVDFDKSLLDCPLCSLPLKPPVFQCPAKHAACGPCAANQANQCPACDGAYERDEGADRYLMAVRVPCPNQAYGCGSSVVYCMVGDHRLVCPHAPCRCPEPGCGFLGAPPALRVHLAERHAWPVTDIAYGSVLEVQMQGRRLLSAEGGERLFLLVASERGVKVVRVSAAVDEDGPSASWYRCKVWVHAPVDTDTGHMDVLMLDAKVESCAVPSEEAAMGAGGRYLPVPSDVPAPEGGGIVIRLRIDKQVKASRSPGSRG; from the exons ATGGTTCGCACTCGCGGCGGCAAGGAGAACTGGGTGTTGCCCCCAGACGCCGGCGTCCCTCTCGGTGAGGAGGGTGTGCAGCTCAAGGAGGAAGACGGGGAGACAACAGCGACGGTGATggtggccgccgccgccgccgccccgagaGTGGAGATCGTCGTCGACTTCGACAAGTCCCTGCTGGACTGCCCCCTCTGCTCCTTGCCGCTCAAACCTCCCGTCTTCCAG TGCCCGGCGAAGCACGCGGCGTGCGGCCCCTGCGCCGCGAACCAGGCCAACCAGTGCCCGGCGTGCGACGGCGCGTACGAGCGCGACGAGGGCGCGGACCGCTACCTCATGGCGGTCAGGGTGCCCTGCCCCAACCAGGCGTACGGCTGCGGGAGCTCCGTGGTGTACTGCATGGTGGGCGACCACCGGCTGGTGTGCCCGCACGCGCCGTGCCGCTGCCCGGAGCCCGGATGCGGCTTCCTCGGTGCGCCGCCCGCTCTCCGCGTCCACCTCGCCGAGCGCCACGCCTGGCCCGTGACCGACATCGCGTACGGCTCCGTGCTCGAGGTCCAGATGCAGGGGCGGCGGCTGCTGTCCGCGGAGGGCGGGGAGCGGCTGTTCCTGCTCGTGGCGAGCGAGCGCGGCGTCAAGGTGGTGCGCGTGAGCGCGGCCGTGGACGAGGACGGCCCATCGGCGTCGTGGTACAGGTGCAAGGTGTGGGTGCACGCGCCCGTGGACACGGACACCGGCCACATGGACGTCCTCATGCTGGACGCCAAGGTGGAGAGCTGCGCGGTGCCCTCCGAGGAGGCGGCCATGGGCGCCGGTGGCAGGTACCTGCCGGTGCCGTCCGACGTGCCGGCGCCGGAAGGAGGAGGGATCGTCATCCGTCTCCGCATCGACAAGCAGGTCAAGGCGAGCAGGAGCCCCGGTTCCCGTGGCTGA